tatccataatagcttttttttggtgtcatttttgcacaaaatttgAACTAAGGTTCCTAAATAAAAGTTGCTCCCAGTCTAAAAGTCCCTtccaaaaatagaaaacatcTTATCATTTGaaactctggtctggtctggttactctgcactttgtgtttgtgtgtttgcttcagTTTATTTCAGCCTTTGGCCTTATTGATCTGTGTAAACAATGAAACACTTGCTGACTTTCCTCTGTGACAGAAGCTATATGGTGAAAATGacaacatgcatgcatgtatggTTCATTTTAAACCCTGGAAAGTTTACTAACatgttttaaagctttttgtttttcagattttatcTTATCCCTGTGCCTCTCTTGtcttttattgattgttgtgtTCTCAATCCCTCCtagcatcagcagcagcctcagcCTTTACCTCAAGCTTCCCCACAGCTCGGCAGCCTTTACAATGAGCCAGGGATGCAGCTGCGCTACTCAGACATGCACTCCACGGACAACAGACAAAATGTAACCCCCTAGCCCTGAATCACATATTTTTTTGGTCCTCATCCTGTTCTTTCTTaagtgtttctctttgtttcctaGCTTTCATGCTTAACTTACTCATGGTGAACTATAATCATAGTTAAACATTTATTCTCAGCTGTTGTTTTAGTTTGCTGTTGTTTCCAAATGGATAGAACCACATTTTTAGTGGTTTaacaacacatttctttattttgagggagattaatttgttttacaggGAGAGAAATATTGTAAATTTTTTAATGTGCCTTTTATTTATTAGATTACAGTCCTTTTAACccatattacatatatttttttatttggaaaaCACCTTGAgctgttacttttttttcagaGGTGTTTTTGGACTTCTTAATGCTGAAATCAGTAAATCTCTCTACAGGGGACATTGCAGATGACAGGGACTTCAGGAAAAGCTGCTTCAAATAATACTTTTTAGTATATTTTTAGTAATGACAAGGAACAGTGTATAGTGTTAAACAAGCATTTGTCCAACCATTTAGAATTGCATGACACTACACTGTGACTGCAGCTCTATTCAGAATTAATTTTAAGATACTTTTTGTTTCACAGTAATCCTGGGTATAAAGACTTGGTTTGAAGTACCACTCAAGTCACTACCTCACCAATTGGATCAGTGCCTTACCACGCAGTGTGACATATCCAATTTCAATGATGGCATTTATAGTTGAATTAATATCTCTGTCATGCtgctgaataataataataataatgttacatGTAGGTTGTAATCGGTAAAGCAGAACAGGCCTTGCTTCCCTTActcttattatttattcatccaaaacgttaaacaaaaacataacagttTTTACTTTGAACAGGTCAAAACCAGGGTTGAACCAGATGCTCTCTGggttgatatttttgtttggcACCAGGTATTCTCTGATTAGGACAACATATTGAACACCTCTGATAAAATTTCTTTAATTCTTTCATTCAAGCAGACTTTCAGGCCTTTGCCCAGCAGCTGAGATTTAATACAGTTCATCTTCTTAATTGTCATGCAGTCATTGGCGTGTTAATGGGAAACTTTGGtgtttttcaacctggaccctattttcccatcattttgtgtctatgTAACTAACGgaaacaacagtttttgaaaatgGTTTAGTATTGAGCAAGAGCGCTGCAGTCGGCAGCTGCAAAACAGGCTTCAGTGTAATCTGACAGGGCAATAACGTCCTGTCAATGTACATCCactaaaagcacaaaaactaaaagtacttgtttttgcacaagacttctccttgagcgagacacaataacaaacagactgaattaagcgaaaggtaaagaaaaacattttcattatactgttgtcagacacttaataacaatctgagcctgtcagtgacAGAAACAAGCACTTATAGTAGACGTACATTGACAGGGCCTCTTGCACTGTCGGATTTCATTGCAGCCTGTTACGTCACTGCCGGCTACAGCACTCTCGCTCAATGGACCAaattcaaaaattgttgtccccatttgtcattcagacacaaaaagatggggaaatagggtccaggttgaaaaatactgaagtttccctttaactaAAGATTGTTTCAGGTCTGCCTTTGAACATATACTCACctgtcctttttttctttttcctcttttctctagAACCAGCCTCAAGCTCCTAACTTGATGAAGGCAGCCCCCACCATGCTCCAGTCGCTACCTCCCCCAACCACATTCAGTGTTCAAGCCCAGGCTCCCCCTCCTTCCTTACTGCAGGCCCAGTTGTCTGCTGCCTCTCTGGCCCCTCTCCTTCAAAACCCTCCTCAGCCTCTGCTGCCACAGCCTCCGCCCAAAGGTAAAATAGTTTTCATTGGGACTGTTCTGATTTAGATAAAGATATAAAGCAGTCAGACAAGTTTTGCACTATTGTTAcagctggggttttttttttttttttttagcacaccTTTCAAAATCCCAGCAGTAACTGAGGAATGTCAAGTGGTTAAACAAGCAGGTGTTTTAAATTGTCTTTTGCCTCTAGACGTGTTTCCTGGGGGTCTGCTTCAGCCCCCAGTGAGAATGATGCCACAACCACAACCTGTCAGACGAATCGAGCCTCCGCCTCGTTTCCCCAGTCGCAATGATCGGGGCCCTGAGCTCATCCTCCGGAGTAAAGAGGAACGCAGGTCAGATGGTGATAGATAGCGTCTGATATAATCTGatatttattcaaaatgaaCTAGCTGCTATTGAAATATGCATTTACCCGCTGCTTGTGTCACTTTCTCATGAATGACCGTCAgctatttgtttttattcaattCTTAAGccgagacagagacagagagcgcAGGCGATCGAGAGAGCGCTCGCCCACACGTAAACGTTCCAGAGACCGCTCTCCAAGACGTGACCGTTCACCTCGACGGCCCCGTAGGGTGGTTCCTCGCTATACCGTCCAGTTTTCCAAGTTCAGTTTAGATGGGTGAGTTGAACCTTCTCAGTGAAACAGATCGTAGAGGTTTGATATGTCAGGCACTCTAGTGTAACACTCTGCTGTTTAGTGAAGGTTGTCACGGTTCTCTGTGTCTTCTCCAGTTCAAGCTGTGATATGATGGAGCTCAGGAGGCGGTATCAGAGTCTCTACATTCCCAGCGACTTTTTTGATGCTGTCTTCACCTGGGTGGAGGCTTTCCCTCTGACACGACCCTTCCTGTTTAGTAACGCCTGTAACTTCCACATCTTGCACAAAGAGGTGGATCCACTAGTCAAGAACACAGCTGTGCTGGACCCACCTGATGCCAACCACACCTACAGCGCAAAGGTAGGATTGACAGCAATGCATACATTGCGCCAGTGTGTCTTTAATAGTCTATAAGACACAAAGAGCAACCAGAAGAAATGTAGAGTGAGATAAAAGTCATCTCCTGTTTTGTTAGTCACAAAGTCCTCTGAGCCAAAATCAAACTCACATTTATCatcaaagcagcccaaaccaatATTACTCTAAACCTCGTGTCTTAAAAAATATTCTTCAGGAAACATGTATTCCATactaaaattagattttatttaaagctaTAATTTAGTAGCATATAAAGTAGGCTCCTATGGAGAGGTAGTCagagaagaaaaatggaaatgaaatgtctcttttaaataaagaataagaAACTTTGCACAGGACTGCAGATATGCAAACATGGATCTTCTACTGGTAGCTATGGTTACACAAAAAGTTCTTCTCTTCATCCCTATAcaaatatgtttacattcatttggcagataGATGGTAAAGTTTGAAGTTAATGTGGTCTCTTTATGTTTCAGGTGATGCTGCTGGCTAACCCCAGCATAGAGGAGCTTTATCACAAGTCCTGTGCTCTGGCAGAGGACCCCCAGGAAGTCAGAGACTCCTTCCAACATCCTGCTAGACTCATTAAGGTACATCACACACTTTCCACGCTGGTCATGCACATGAGCTGACTTTGATGTAATTATCCTATTCCATTGCTGAGTACCTGCAATGTGCAAGAATCCTAACTAATATTGGCGCACCTGTGTAAATCACCCTGGTGTTTTGCTCTTTTGGTTGTGGATCCTCAGAGGTATGATTATTTGAACATGCAGCtgatcttttatttttctctctgtctctatcctctttttttgtttgtttttttgctctttcTACCCACCACACTCCTTTATCCATATTATCACTCCCCATTTCTATCTAACCTATACTCTGTGGCTCTCCTTtgtacctgtctgtctttctccttcagTTTTTGGTGGGAATGAGAGGTAAAGATGAGGCCATGGCCATTGGTGGTCACTGGTCTCCCTCTCTGGATGGAGCTGACCCAGAGAAGGATCCCTCAGTCCTTATAAAGACAGCCATACGCTGTTGCAAGGCACTCACAGGCATAGACCTTAGTCTGTGCACTCAGTGGTAAGAGCTGTTACTCTCatccatatttatttttctatttgatTGTATTTCTGTTAACTCTGCTGGTACTAAAAATCCAAATTGAGTATCTATTATATGCTGCAACATTTTACTGCCTCTATACTAAATCTCATCCTGGATATGTCGggtgatatttttattttctatttttctattaatGTTTATTGTGTTGTTAATTTGCTACTTAttattttctatcatttattGTGTTgtgcaatgttctttttggccTTTTGTGTGTTGTCGCCTtggctctctctttctgtcacactttctatacatttatatataaatttatatttatatatatatatacatatatatacgcCTATTTCATTGTGATGAAAAACCAAACGCATGGACTGTGGCTGGAAGCAGTAGCCTGGACCAGAAGACACTGCcattactttgttgtttttatttttctatccTCTTGTTAAATATCTTACATATTTAACTGGCTTTCACTGTCCTGTTGATTCTGTCTCTCTTCGCACAACCCTAATGTAGTGCGTTATGTTAAATGCAGAGCACTCATCTATAATTGGCTGAAGCTATAATGGGGATGAATTTGGGggtgtgatttattttatgtgattgtCTGTCAACCTTCTCAAAATGGCTGCCGTAACCTGTGACAACAGTTGGAGAGCTGCAGACTGGGTCCATTTGTCTATGCCGTGTGTTGCGGGGGAGATGGTCACTGTAATGATACGATCATTCAGTGACCTCATGGGAGGGAATAGCTGTAGAAGGCTCGCCCTAGCAAGGCttgctttttatatttgtcCTGACCAGAATGTTTCTTTCCAATGCACCTTCTTCCTTTGCGACAGGTATCGTTTTGCAGAGATTCGCTATCATCGGCCGGAGGAGACACACAAGGGGCGGACAGTCCCTGCTCATGTGGAGACAGTGGTTTTGTTTCTTCCGGATGTTTGGCATTGTCTTCCTACCCGCTCAGAGTGGGAGGTGCTGTCACGGCGACTCCGGGAGCAGCTGGCTGAGAAGCTGTCGGCCGAGCGAAAGGAGGCGGATGGAGAACAGGCACTGAACCGCTAATCCCTCTCTTCTCATTTCCGCTTCTCACAGGAAGGCACaggaattacaaaaaaaacaaaccccagATAAACATCATACACAAAGCGCACCTCACCATCCACGCACACAGACACGAACACAGGCAGATTATTTTTCCACCAAACCTCACCTAGGCTTCTTCTGTTTACTCCTCCACTTGCCcccttctcctctgctccaacTCCTCCATCAGCACTCCCACCTTCCctcacatccagcagacacataCAGTGGAAGCAGTGAGACTAGGTTGTGTTGTGTAGGCCCCGATCGCAACTGGTAAAACAGCTTCCAGCTCCCCAAACACCTCATAATTCGGTGCTAATCTGGGTTTAATCACTAATGTTAATCCCAgcattttgttgtcatttgttttataaataaCAGCTGCTTAACCTGCTTTTGGTGCTTGCAAATTGAATTAGCAATGAtctcaaattgtttttaaatttgaacCAGTGGTGATTGTTTTAACACTggaatgtttaatttttttaatacGCTGGAATCTGTGGAGTCAGTTGCATataaataatgtgtttgttgtagaaatgtgtatttttatatgatttttcaCATCAATTTGATATCGTCTGACTTCGAAAAGAGAACCTCCCCCAAGTCCTGTTTCTTGTCTGTTCTTGTTGTTGGATTCTACATTTTCATTTGGACTATATGTAGAATTTGGTTTTTCCAGGGCAGTTGGTTGGACAGAAGGACAGATGACTCCTATCTGATGTAGGTGTATAAAACCCATAAATGGCAAACCCAGTACCCCAGTCATAGACCATGGTAGGGCCACCCTGTCCTCACTCCGTTTGGAGACCAGCTTCAGTTCACCTGATGTACCTACACACCTTTTGGACACACCTCTCATtgatttttaccttttttgtgTTCcacagattgattgattggcaGCTGGGGGGCatttctgttggtttttttaTAAGAGCTAGAGAGCTTCCCTGTGTATGCTTCAGTAGCAGTGGACTTAAACACAGTCGAGAGCTCACTAGGACGAGACAATGAAAGACAGATGTGACCTTGCTTCTTGCACGGATCAACTTTAAAGCTCCCTTAGGCCATAAGTGGTATACTGACTGTTTGCtatccctcctctttctctctctctgcctgtctctatCTCAATGATTTCCTGtcaaggaggaagaggagaaggatggCGATGAATCGAAGGACGTTAGTACTCCCACTCACTGGGCTAAACTTGATCCGAAATCAATGAAGGTACGGTTTAAGGAGCAGACCTCAGCACTCTCAGCTAGATGTGCAGCTGAACAATCTGTGTGGAGATACTTGTCTGTATGACTGTCATACTTGATATTTCACATCTTGTGTGAAGAAATGTTCACATCAGTTGAAAGTCTTGGCCTGATTAGTGAGAACAGCTACATTGGATCATCTAGTCAtaagaaacaacaacatttcttcttctctccctgaGGTTAACACCCCATGTCCctatattttctctgtttgtagGTAAACGACCTGCGCAAGGAGCTTGATTGTCGCTCTCTAAGCTCTAAGGGGTTAAAGTCACAGCTGATCGCCCGTCTCACAAAGCAGCTGAAGGTGGAGGAGCAGGTGGAGGAGTCCAAGGAGCCTGAGAAAGCAGAGAGCAAAGctccagaggaagaggagccaGCTCGCAttgaggaagacagagaggtaCACAGAAAGTTGAAATTATCAAGTGGATAAGATTTAATTATTTCAGAGAATTTAGCAGAATTTAGCAAGTGTTCTTCCTCTGctaggaggaggaaaggaagagaCAGGAGGAGCTTGAGCGCCAGCGTAGAGAAAGGCGCTACATCCTCCCTGATGAGCCCACCATCATCGTACATCCTAACTGGGCAGCCAAGAATGGCAAATTTGACTGTAGTGTTATGTCCCTGAGTGTGCTGCTGGACTACAGACTGGAAGACAACAAGGAGCACTCTTTTGAGGTGAgaattactgacatttttaatttattttcagctgctttgcatgaaaaaatgaaagactGTACAATGCAAATGCTCTTTGTTAGTGTGTGAAGCAACAGCATCAGTTTTGAATGACACAAACATCAATGCAGGTTGATTATACACTGTCCTCCATCTCTGTCCAGGTTTCCCTGTTTGCTGAGCTGTTTAACGAGATGCTACAGAGAGATTTTGGCTACCGCATATTTAAAGCCCTTGCTGCTATTCCTGCCAAGgatgaaaagaaggaaaaggagaagaaggccaaaaaagaggcagaaaagaaGGAGGCTGAAAAGCGTGAaataaagaaggagaaagaagaggagaatgaAGAGCCAGCAGTAAAGAAATCCaaagaggacgaggaggagaagaagaaggtaaGTCTCTCAAACCTAACTGATCTTTTCAGTCTGTCATTcgctcatcatcatcattcgcactgatgtgtgttttcatacagttgtatgatttgtgtttttaaccAGTACGATGACAAGGTCATGAAAAAAGAGGAGTCTCGTGATGAGGAGGAGAACGAAGATGATGGCAGTACGGCTAACGCTGAAGAATATGACCCCATGGAGGCTGAAGATgcagaggatgatgatgacgatggtactgctctctctctctctctctctcttttttttttatcagttgtttTCCCACATTTGGTCAATGATGAGAAATCATGCACCACGCTGAACTTGTGATGGATAACATTTCCACAGTTTCTAAGGCCTTAAGTTGggaaaaacattgtttgtttctgttttttttccaaagtaataatcataaaaattaaaaatgtattggcAAAAATCAGTGATTGTTTAGTTCTATTTCCTTGCAGTtatagtgtcatttttgttaAACTTTGCTCCATTTGTTCACATTCTTCATTGCTGTTTGTTAGACAAGGATGATGACGATTCCAATGACCGAGACAGGAAAGATCGCAAAGATGACCGCAAATCGTCAAAAGAGAGATCATCTAAAGATAAGGTCGGTTGTTTACCGTTCTCAGCATGTGAAGACACTGACGTAATGTATACATAGCTGTTGGTCTAAATGTGGTCGTTGTTGTGTCCAGGAGAAGAAGCAGATGGTCACATACAACAAGGAGCTGCTGATGGCGTTTGTCTACTTTGACCAGAGCCACTGTGGCTATTTACTGGAGAGAGACTTGGAGGAGATCTTGTACACACTGGGACTACATCTTTCTCGTGCTCAggtaaacacatacacacacacactccttatCATGTTCATGCTCTGTTTCTTAATCTGTTGATCTTCTTAGTCTGTCAGTCATGttgatttttgtctgtttgcagaTAAAGAAGCTGCTGAACAAGCCGGTCGTTAGAGAGTCTTGTTATTACCGGaaactgacagacagaggaaaGGACGAGCCTGTTCCTTCCTTTAATGAATCGCAGATAGAAAACCTTATAGGTGagttaacatgtttttatagttAAACATGTTTCTATTAGTGTTTTAACACAATCAATTAAGCAAGTGAGTAAGCTATGATGGCGGAGGGCTGGTGTACCagacttttcttttattaaaaattcTATCTAATGTTTCCTCTCAGGTAACCGAGGGCTACTTCCTGCCCCAAAAGCTCGTGCTCAGTCGGAAGCCAGCGAGTCGGGTAATCTGATCGTGTATAACGGAGCGATGGTCGACATCGGCAGCATGATGCAGAAACTGGAGAAGAGTGAGAAAGCAAGGGAGGAGATTGAACAGAAACTCATGGTGCAGGATGCCAAAATGGGTACGATTTGAACTTTGAATCACGTAAGACTGGATGTTGTTTTAAGTTGCAAGCTACACTCTGTGTCAGTAGTCCATCAGGACAATGATCTGGCTCAATTTGAGCTTTGCTACAGAAAAGTCCAGCCTCACTTCACTCTGCAGTCTCTTATCTGTGGTTGCTGTGATTACGTGAACTGGCACATTCCTCTCAGCTGCCACAAAGTACAACATGGGATTTTGACAgtaatacattttaaactgtGACCAAAAAGTCTTATTTTAGTAAGATTAGTATTTCCAGTATTACGCAGCTGGAACATTTTTCTTagatgatgtatttttttctgaattcaACATGACAACTTAAAGTAGAATCAGATGGTTTGTAAACAAGTGTTTAAGTGTTTCTTAAACCTGGATTTTCCCGTTGATGCTTATGACGTTATTTAGTAGTTGATTCACCTTCACTGTGGAACTCCGTCTTAGCTTTATGTTTTGGTCTTTATCCAGATGAAGATGCAAAGGTTAAAGCACAGTTGGAACAAGCCAACAAGTCCTTGAGCAGGGAGCTGGAGGATGTGAAAACCAATCTGAGCCAAACTGAGAAGAATCTGAAGGCCGTGGAGGAGCAGAAGACGATCTACTACGACCAGATTAACAAGACGTCCAAGACCCTGATGGAGTCCGTCAACGGGCTGCTGGCAGTGCTGAAAAAGGTACAACATTTTAGAAATGCACCAAACTGCTCTTCATCTAGTTAGTTTTTACCTTAAAGCAGGAAAGAATTGCATATTCACTGATTGGTTTTCACCCTTTCTTAGAATCAAGATAACGAGTCTGGTGACGAAGCCGCCAGCGATCACGTTCGGACGTCTCAAGCAAACGGTGCTGATGAATGAGTGAcacctttaaaataaattaagctAATCTGTAACACTGATTATCATTaagaaatgtgtaaatattcaCTAAACAAGCataatttgactgttttgttcGGACTTACTGTCTCGATTACATGTATAAATTTATTCATGAATTAGTTCCCTTGTGTTAATTTGACCTCAGTTTCTGTGTACAGACAGTTACGTTTCTTAGACTAATTTCAACTATGACAAAGCTTTGAGAAGCTTATTTTCATAGTGTTAAGTAAATTCAGTTGAGTTGCTaacatttttttgctgttgcTTTATAGCTTTAGCTTTGTTCTGCCACATTGTAGATCGAAATGCCAGTATGTGTGAGTTGTACTTTTaagagatttttgtttttctaatgaGCAATAATGATGCTATTTATGTGCGAGagaattcataaaaaaaactatatttaaaaGAAACTAATTTTGGATGGATAAGAGTGAGAAGGGGCTCCATGTGGTTCAGACAGAATTTCTTTGCAAATCGTCCCCCTCCGCTGTTTAACCACAACTGTGTTCAATAAACACATTGTTTGTAGTTCCTCCATTTGGCTGATTTAACTGGTTTCCGCTGTTTTTTCCGACACATGGCTATGCATGGTTCCTGCCTCCCTCGGACCTTTTTGCTGTCGGCACCTTGTGGCTGTATCCACCAACTGCTGCGTTGCCAGTTACTGAGTTTCATGTTTTACTGTGACgagcatctaaaaaaaaaaaaagaaaaggaaaccaCATACGAACCAAAAGATAAGCtcaatgaatgtgtgtgttctgctgaAGGAGTCTCTGCTGCAAAGACATTTAACACTTTGAAATCCATCTCTGGACTGTGTGCGTTGGTTTCGGGTCGTTCTACAAAAGAGCCCCTGTTGCGTTCAAATGTTCTCAAAAGCAGgcaattttatttttctattgaaaatgaaatgtactCTGGATGTCTTGTGCAAGAGTAAAGTGGTTCATTTTAACACCATAATGTGTCTGCATTCTTCCACCTGTTGGTTGTGTAAATAAATCAACTGAAAGATTtctaaaagctttttttttcacagcagacatttcaaCTTGTCGttgtaggaaaagcacaagtgttactaataacattatttaTGGTTTTGTTGTGTTCAGTTGTCCTGGTGAGCCAGCGTGCACCAGGATCCTGAAACTGAGGCTTAAATGGAATTTAgccattattcattttattatttactttttctaCAGTTGCAGGTcgaaatgtcttctgtgaaaaaggctttTTATTAGTggttaaaaactaaaaaagcaTATCCTGAGCTGTGGTATTTATGTTTGTAATACTGTTTTTCtcaccagcagggggcagcagagTCTAACAATCAAGCACATAAAGCACATACactctttttattattaacctTTCTTCATACATTGACaaacttttatgttttcttctctcttgcACGGTTCACTAAAGCTGCAGTGCTGGttataaaacagcaaacattttga
This genomic interval from Thunnus thynnus chromosome 14, fThuThy2.1, whole genome shotgun sequence contains the following:
- the ccar1 gene encoding cell division cycle and apoptosis regulator protein 1 yields the protein MAQFGGQKNPPWATQFAATAVSQPGHSGQSLDLNSLHSLGVQQPSLLGASPSVYSQQSALAAASLSNQSAANYQLSQQTAALQQQAAAAAAAALQQSQINTALQQYQQQQQQQQQQQQQQQQQQPPQQPPQQQLYNVPHQLPQPQQALISQPPVALPTSLSLSNPQQTAQITVSYPTPRSSHQQQTQPQKQRVFTGVVNKLHDTFGFVDEDVFFQLSAVKGKTPQVGDRVLVEAVYNPNMPFKWNAQRIQTLPQLANQSHQQQPQPLPQASPQLGSLYNEPGMQLRYSDMHSTDNRQNNQPQAPNLMKAAPTMLQSLPPPTTFSVQAQAPPPSLLQAQLSAASLAPLLQNPPQPLLPQPPPKDVFPGGLLQPPVRMMPQPQPVRRIEPPPRFPSRNDRGPELILRSKEERSRDRDRERRRSRERSPTRKRSRDRSPRRDRSPRRPRRVVPRYTVQFSKFSLDGSSCDMMELRRRYQSLYIPSDFFDAVFTWVEAFPLTRPFLFSNACNFHILHKEVDPLVKNTAVLDPPDANHTYSAKVMLLANPSIEELYHKSCALAEDPQEVRDSFQHPARLIKFLVGMRGKDEAMAIGGHWSPSLDGADPEKDPSVLIKTAIRCCKALTGIDLSLCTQWYRFAEIRYHRPEETHKGRTVPAHVETVVLFLPDVWHCLPTRSEWEVLSRRLREQLAEKLSAERKEADGEQEEEEKDGDESKDVSTPTHWAKLDPKSMKVNDLRKELDCRSLSSKGLKSQLIARLTKQLKVEEQVEESKEPEKAESKAPEEEEPARIEEDREEEERKRQEELERQRRERRYILPDEPTIIVHPNWAAKNGKFDCSVMSLSVLLDYRLEDNKEHSFEVSLFAELFNEMLQRDFGYRIFKALAAIPAKDEKKEKEKKAKKEAEKKEAEKREIKKEKEEENEEPAVKKSKEDEEEKKKYDDKVMKKEESRDEEENEDDGSTANAEEYDPMEAEDAEDDDDDDKDDDDSNDRDRKDRKDDRKSSKERSSKDKEKKQMVTYNKELLMAFVYFDQSHCGYLLERDLEEILYTLGLHLSRAQIKKLLNKPVVRESCYYRKLTDRGKDEPVPSFNESQIENLIGNRGLLPAPKARAQSEASESGNLIVYNGAMVDIGSMMQKLEKSEKAREEIEQKLMVQDAKMDEDAKVKAQLEQANKSLSRELEDVKTNLSQTEKNLKAVEEQKTIYYDQINKTSKTLMESVNGLLAVLKKNQDNESGDEAASDHVRTSQANGADE